One Desulfocurvus vexinensis DSM 17965 genomic window, GGGTGGCAGAAGCGCAGCCAAGGCGATAGTGGTCTCACGGAGGACGGCTTTCCGCGAGTGCCTGCATGGCCAGGGGCTATCAAGAGGGAGCCTACCCAAGGGAGGATTCAGTGACGGACTATCTTCAGAAAGCCTTTTCCGACGGGCATCTTCAGATCGTCGCTTCGGGCAAGGGCGAGAAAATCCGGTATGTCGCCGTGAACGTCTCGGAAAAGTGGAGTGACCCGGAAGAAAAGGTTCGCGCCGCCTATTATGCCGAGTTGATCTATCGCTATGGCTACCAGCCGCAGTGCATCGGCGTGGAAGTTACGGTCCCCGACCGCATGCCGGTGGACCGCGCCGATCTCGTTGTGTTCCGCGACAAGGAGCGCACCAAGCCCTTCGGCGTTATCGAGTGCAAACGCGACGGCGTTTCTGATACCGAGTTCAAACAGGCCGTCGAACAGGCCTTCGGCAACGGCCACGCCCACAAATTCCGCGCCGAGTACATCGGTGTCATTGCCGGTCAGACTCGCGCGTTCTACGACTGCTCGGACAAGTACGGGGCGTTGGAGCGCGAGGCGAATATCGTTGCCGACCTGCCTATTCAATATGGCAAACCGGAAGAGTTCAAATACTACAAAGGCGCTTTCCCGAAGCCGGACATCGGCGCGGTCAGCCGGGACGACCTGATCAAGACCATCCGCAAATGCCACCAGACCCTGTGGGGCGGCGGGCGCCTCTCGCCGCCCATGGCCTTTGGCGAGTTGACCAAGCTGATCTTTTTGAAGACCCGCGACGAGAAGAAGCCGCGCAAGAAGGGGCAGCCCTACGAATTCCAGATCAAGACGAACGAAACACCGCAGCGCCTCGCCGCCCGCATCAAGGCCATGTATGCCGTCGAGCGGCAGAATGAGCCGGATGTCTTCAACGACGATATCAAGATCGATGATACCACGCTCAAGAACGTGGTGCTCCACCTGGAGGGCGTCGACCTCACCTCCACTGACCTGGACACCAAGGGCGTTGCCTTCGAGCAGTTCATGGACGGCTTTTTCAAGGGCGACTTCGGTCAATACTTCACGCCGCGCAACATCATCGCCTTCGCCACGAAGATGCTGGACATCCAGGCCGACGATTTCGTCATAGACCCAGCTTGCGGCTCTGGCGGCTTCCTGTTGCACGCGCTGGACCATGTGCGCAAGCTGGCCGATGAGTTCTTTCCCGGCGAAGGTGGTGGCGATGGAAATGAGGAAACCGGTCGCCACCGCGACTACTGGCACAGCTTTGCCGAAAAGCGCCTGTTCGGCATCGAAATCAACGAGGAAATCGCCCGCGTCGCCAAGATGAACATGATCGTCCACGACGACGGCCACACGAATATCATCGGCAACGACGCGCTGGAACCCTTGCCCGTCATTGCCAGCAAGAACCAGGGGTTGTTCAATGTCCTCGGCCTCTGCCGCGAGGAAGTTGTCAACGCGGAGACCGGCAAGCCGGAGGAGATAATCAGGCGCGACGAAAGCAAAGGCTTCGACAAGATCCCCACCAATCCCCCCTTTGGCGCCGTGATCAAAGAGGGTCTGCACAGTTATATTTCCAGCTATGAGCTTTCCCGCTACGTCGCCAAGGGCAACAACAGGGGCGGGAGCGACGAGGAAGACACCAGCGCCGACTACAAGGCGGGCAAGAAGGCGATCAAGCAACGCAGCAGCGTCAAGACCGAAATCATCTACTGTGAGCGGATTTGGCAGTTGTTGAAGCCGGGGGGGCAGGCCGGGGTCGTCCTGCCCGACGGCCTCCTGACCAACTCCAGCCTGCAAGGCGTGCGCGACTGGATTCTGGAGCGTTTCAAGGTGCTGGCCGTGGTCAGCCTGCCGCAATTCGCCTTCGCCCACTTCGGCGCGGGGGTGAAGTCCAGCGTGGTGTTTTTGGAGAAGCGCGCGCTGGGCGTGCCCGCCTCGGACGACGAGGCCATCTTCATGGCCATGGCCGAGAACATCGGCTACGACGCCACCGGCCGTACCACCTACCAGGTGGAAGTGTTGGACGAGACTCCGGGACAGTCGCGCACCGAGCGCCAACGCTGCGACCTGTTCGATTGGCAGGTGGCTTTCGACTGGGTGCCCGGCGAGGGCAAGAAAACCGGCCACTGGTCCGAGCGCCACCGCCATGTCATCCCCGGCAGCGGTCTGCTCGGCCAATACGCCGTTTTCAAGCGCGACCCAGAACCTTTTTTCGTCTAGCCCCCGTCCCCGCAGGGCAGCCAGTCTGCTTTGCGGTGCGGCGGGGGAATGCAAAGGAACGTATTGATGTTGATTTCAACACACCACGTTTTCAGGCGTTGCGACAGGCGCTAAAGTTTGGTGTTTGGAGGGCGCGCTCAATCAAGTCACTTGCTACTTACTTAAAGACTGGATTCGCGGCGGGGCTGCAAGATCAAGCAACTGGCAACGAGGAAGGTGTTCCTCATCTGCGGCCACTCAATTTGCTTGAAAATGGCAACTTATCTCTGGAAGGAACAAAGAAAGTCCCTTTTGAATCAGTTGGTGATGAGGATCTCTGTCAGCAAGGAGAGGTTCTCTTTAACAATACAAACTCCCCAGTGTGGGTTGGAAAGTCAACAATTTTCGATCTAAATGAATTTTGCGCCTGCTCGAATCACATAACCCGTATTGGGTGCTCAAGTGACGTACTTCAAGGCTTCCTTGTAGAAGCGTTAAATACGCTCCGAGCTATTGGTTATTTTAAGACGCTTAGCACTAGTTTCAATAATCAAGCAGGAATCAATACGCAAGAGCTTGGGAGGACTGAGATTCCTCTCCCGCCCCTCGACATCCAGCGTCGCCTGGTGGACGAACTCGACGCCGCCCGCGCCAAGCGCGACCACGCCCTGGCCGAGGCGGAGCGGTTGCTCGCCTCCATTGATGAGTATGTTCTCGGGGTATTGGCGATTCTGCCCGAATCGGATGATCGCCGGGTCTTTGCCGTTCGGCTGAATCAGGTCAAGCCGAGGCTCGATGCGGATTACCACAGCCCCTATTTCCAACGACTGCGAAGAGCAATTGAGCAATCAAGGCATGCCACGAAAAACTTGGGAGACTTGACGGTGTTCATGCGTTCCGGCTTTGCCGCCGGTCGGCAGGACCAGGCGCGTGGAGATGAGGCCGCCGTGCCACACTTGCGACCGCTCAATTTGAACGCCTGGGGCGAATT contains:
- a CDS encoding restriction endonuclease subunit M, which translates into the protein MTDYLQKAFSDGHLQIVASGKGEKIRYVAVNVSEKWSDPEEKVRAAYYAELIYRYGYQPQCIGVEVTVPDRMPVDRADLVVFRDKERTKPFGVIECKRDGVSDTEFKQAVEQAFGNGHAHKFRAEYIGVIAGQTRAFYDCSDKYGALEREANIVADLPIQYGKPEEFKYYKGAFPKPDIGAVSRDDLIKTIRKCHQTLWGGGRLSPPMAFGELTKLIFLKTRDEKKPRKKGQPYEFQIKTNETPQRLAARIKAMYAVERQNEPDVFNDDIKIDDTTLKNVVLHLEGVDLTSTDLDTKGVAFEQFMDGFFKGDFGQYFTPRNIIAFATKMLDIQADDFVIDPACGSGGFLLHALDHVRKLADEFFPGEGGGDGNEETGRHRDYWHSFAEKRLFGIEINEEIARVAKMNMIVHDDGHTNIIGNDALEPLPVIASKNQGLFNVLGLCREEVVNAETGKPEEIIRRDESKGFDKIPTNPPFGAVIKEGLHSYISSYELSRYVAKGNNRGGSDEEDTSADYKAGKKAIKQRSSVKTEIIYCERIWQLLKPGGQAGVVLPDGLLTNSSLQGVRDWILERFKVLAVVSLPQFAFAHFGAGVKSSVVFLEKRALGVPASDDEAIFMAMAENIGYDATGRTTYQVEVLDETPGQSRTERQRCDLFDWQVAFDWVPGEGKKTGHWSERHRHVIPGSGLLGQYAVFKRDPEPFFV